One genomic region from Reichenbachiella ulvae encodes:
- a CDS encoding SDR family oxidoreductase has product MKIGITGATGQLGSLVVEQLKTRTEAANLVALVRSPEKVEGIEARAFDYDQPETLAGALEGVDRLLLISGNEIGQRARQHENIINAAKEAGVKSIVYTSILRADSSTISLAGEHLITENLLKDSGIPFTLLRNGWYTENYTASVAGVVEAGALVGSSGEGKISSAARVDFAEAAAVVLTSDGQEGKVYELAGDEAYTKVELAAEISKQSGKDIPYQELAEADYASALAEMGLPEPIAAAIASWDVSASKGDLYDDSKTLSQLIGRPTTPLADTVKAALS; this is encoded by the coding sequence ATGAAAATTGGAATTACAGGCGCTACGGGCCAATTAGGATCATTGGTAGTAGAACAATTGAAAACAAGAACAGAAGCAGCTAATCTGGTAGCATTAGTTAGATCACCTGAGAAGGTGGAGGGGATAGAAGCCAGAGCTTTTGACTATGATCAACCTGAGACGCTAGCAGGAGCCCTGGAGGGAGTCGATCGCTTGTTGCTGATCTCGGGCAATGAGATTGGTCAGCGCGCCAGACAACACGAAAACATCATCAACGCAGCGAAGGAGGCTGGAGTGAAGTCGATTGTCTACACCAGCATTTTGAGAGCCGACAGCTCTACGATTAGTTTGGCAGGAGAGCACCTGATTACAGAAAACTTATTGAAAGATTCGGGGATTCCCTTTACGTTGTTGAGAAATGGATGGTATACCGAAAACTACACAGCCTCTGTAGCTGGTGTAGTGGAAGCAGGCGCATTGGTGGGTAGCTCAGGAGAGGGCAAAATCTCTTCTGCTGCAAGAGTGGATTTTGCTGAGGCTGCAGCGGTTGTATTGACGAGCGACGGACAGGAAGGGAAGGTGTATGAGTTGGCAGGGGATGAAGCCTATACCAAGGTAGAGTTGGCCGCTGAGATCTCCAAGCAGTCAGGCAAAGATATCCCTTATCAGGAATTGGCAGAGGCCGATTATGCCAGTGCACTGGCAGAGATGGGATTGCCAGAGCCGATCGCAGCAGCCATCGCCAGCTGGGATGTGAGTGCATCGAAAGGAGATCTATACGATGATTCTAAGACCTTGTCACAGTTGATCGGACGTCCTACGACTCCACTCGCAGATACGGTTAAGGCTGCCTTAAGCTAA
- a CDS encoding Rrf2 family transcriptional regulator, giving the protein MNNTRFATALHILALLADSEEEWMRSEWIAGSINVNPVIVRKELSLLNEAGLVDSRKGKVGGFKLKKNSEDISLAEIYHVVKNSEVLGKKNLNPNPKCPIGKEINQQLDGLFVEMNDLLNRNLERKSLKKFVEQFR; this is encoded by the coding sequence ATGAACAACACACGATTTGCAACGGCGCTTCACATACTCGCACTCCTGGCGGACAGCGAGGAGGAATGGATGCGTTCGGAATGGATCGCGGGTAGTATCAACGTCAACCCGGTGATTGTTCGCAAGGAACTGAGCCTGCTGAATGAAGCAGGTCTGGTAGACAGCCGAAAAGGCAAAGTAGGAGGTTTTAAACTCAAAAAGAACAGTGAAGACATCTCGCTGGCAGAGATTTATCATGTGGTGAAGAATTCGGAAGTACTGGGCAAGAAAAATTTGAATCCCAACCCAAAATGTCCGATCGGGAAAGAAATCAATCAGCAGTTGGACGGATTGTTTGTGGAGATGAACGACCTGTTGAATCGAAATTTAGAACGTAAATCGTTGAAAAAATTCGTGGAGCAGTTCCGCTGA
- a CDS encoding FAD-dependent oxidoreductase, with translation MGKRIIIIGGLSAGPSAAAKARRENEEAEIILFEKTANISYATCGIPYALSGKIRSRDKLMVVKPDLLRKRFKIDVRLEEAVLAIDPKKQEVSTHLGIYPYDKLIYATGGSPLIPPIKNLDSCDLWTTCKTIEDFDKIVKDKVLDDKKYVAIIGAGLIGLEAAENLQKIGKTVHIIEKSERVLPILSPMSSRVIKGVLEDEGIQLHLGTTAQELDLQNQRLIMEDGSVIQADYLIIGIGIRPNTQLLPEADKAGNGALIVDAHMRTSLPNIYAAGDCVVMDHLITGHKGFFPMGTHSNKGGRAAGAHAAGNSDITFDGAYGTAIVQVFDYAMAKTGLTPCKEQEAFPYNSSLIIAGNTAGFYPDPSDVYVSLYYEPDTKVLVGAEVFGKKGVDKRIDVLSTAIYAQLTLHDLQNLDLAYAPSFSPAKDPVIVAGFAADNVEMSGFDTALPTELEAQILSGKDIQIIDVRNPDELEKLGKVIGAINIPLDELRDNLDKISDNLPKYIYCAKGLRGYLATKILENNGFRNLNNVAGGMTLWKLLKLPIERVEAFQTA, from the coding sequence ATGGGTAAGCGTATCATTATCATCGGAGGCCTGTCTGCGGGCCCATCAGCTGCTGCCAAAGCGCGTAGAGAAAATGAAGAAGCAGAAATCATCTTATTCGAAAAAACAGCCAATATCAGCTATGCCACATGTGGCATACCCTATGCCCTGTCTGGCAAGATCAGATCCAGAGACAAACTGATGGTGGTCAAGCCTGATCTCCTCAGAAAAAGATTCAAGATAGACGTGCGACTGGAGGAAGCGGTATTGGCGATTGATCCCAAGAAACAAGAAGTAAGCACACATCTGGGGATCTATCCCTATGACAAATTGATCTATGCTACTGGCGGTTCGCCACTGATTCCTCCCATCAAGAACCTGGACAGCTGCGATCTATGGACTACCTGCAAGACCATCGAGGATTTTGACAAGATCGTGAAAGACAAGGTCCTGGATGACAAGAAGTATGTCGCCATCATTGGTGCCGGGCTGATCGGACTAGAAGCCGCCGAAAACTTGCAGAAAATTGGCAAAACAGTACACATCATCGAGAAGAGTGAACGCGTGCTCCCTATCCTGAGTCCGATGTCCTCCAGAGTGATCAAAGGAGTGCTGGAAGATGAGGGCATCCAATTGCACCTGGGCACTACTGCACAAGAACTGGACCTGCAAAACCAAAGGCTGATCATGGAGGACGGCTCGGTCATCCAGGCAGATTACCTCATCATCGGTATCGGCATCCGCCCCAACACGCAGCTACTACCAGAGGCAGACAAAGCGGGCAATGGAGCCCTGATCGTGGATGCGCACATGCGTACCTCCCTGCCCAATATATATGCAGCAGGTGATTGTGTAGTGATGGATCACCTGATCACAGGACACAAAGGATTTTTCCCCATGGGCACCCACTCCAACAAAGGGGGAAGAGCAGCCGGTGCTCATGCTGCCGGCAACTCCGACATTACCTTCGATGGGGCCTATGGTACGGCCATCGTGCAGGTATTCGACTATGCCATGGCCAAGACGGGTCTCACACCATGCAAGGAGCAAGAGGCCTTCCCATATAATAGCAGTCTGATTATCGCTGGCAATACCGCAGGCTTTTATCCGGATCCCTCGGATGTTTATGTCTCACTCTACTACGAGCCAGACACCAAAGTACTGGTAGGTGCAGAAGTCTTCGGAAAGAAAGGCGTGGACAAAAGAATCGATGTGCTCTCAACCGCCATCTATGCCCAACTCACCCTACATGATTTGCAAAATCTGGATTTGGCTTATGCCCCATCCTTCAGTCCAGCTAAGGATCCGGTGATTGTGGCCGGGTTTGCTGCGGACAATGTGGAAATGAGTGGTTTCGATACCGCTCTACCAACTGAGCTAGAAGCTCAGATCCTTTCAGGAAAAGACATACAAATCATAGATGTGCGAAATCCAGATGAATTGGAGAAACTAGGAAAGGTGATAGGAGCCATCAACATCCCGCTAGATGAACTGAGGGACAATCTGGACAAGATATCCGACAATCTGCCTAAATACATCTACTGCGCCAAAGGCCTTAGAGGCTATCTGGCCACCAAAATCCTGGAGAATAATGGTTTCAGGAATTTGAACAATGTAGCTGGTGGCATGACGCTTTGGAAGCTACTGAAGCTACCTATCGAAAGAGTGGAAGCCTTCCAAACTGCCTAA
- a CDS encoding VOC family protein codes for MSQLRPFHLAIPVKELEETRTFYNTTLNCSEGRSSDHWVDLDFYGHQLVLHISDQAQAENHNPVDGHAVPIPHFGVVLTMEDWKELADRLKKAAIEFIIEPYIRFEGEPGEQATMFFRDPSGNALEFKAFNNLDSLFAK; via the coding sequence ATGAGCCAATTGCGCCCTTTTCATCTAGCCATCCCAGTCAAAGAACTGGAAGAAACCAGAACATTCTACAATACCACCCTCAACTGCAGTGAAGGTCGATCTTCGGATCATTGGGTGGATCTGGATTTTTATGGACATCAGCTGGTCTTGCACATCTCGGATCAGGCTCAGGCCGAAAATCACAACCCGGTAGATGGTCATGCGGTTCCCATTCCACATTTTGGCGTGGTGCTAACCATGGAAGACTGGAAAGAGCTAGCGGACCGTTTGAAAAAGGCAGCAATCGAGTTCATCATCGAGCCTTACATCCGATTCGAAGGAGAACCAGGTGAGCAAGCGACCATGTTCTTCAGAGACCCATCTGGCAATGCCCTGGAGTTCAAAGCCTTCAACAATCTGGACAGTTTATTTGCCAAATAA
- a CDS encoding serine hydrolase domain-containing protein: MSTCTRFNCFQSFTAFFLFLSLISCQKKSGIEGKSAVAVDQVSVINRLDGSQIDSAELSQRIAFLMGEAEVTGLAIAVFNEGKVAYQRAFGYANFEEKERLRVDHGFYAASFSKAVFGYVVARLVDEGQLDLDQPLQDYLDYPLYEIKTDREWRGFQDLKGDDRYQRITLRMCLSHRTGFQNWRWIPSPMDPENYGEKGQLKIYFEPGTSYFYSGEGLYLAQRVIEEVTGQGLEELAQSYVFQPLNMNYTSYLWHERFDDRFCLGHTADQKTVDKDFPDQVISAGSMETTLIDYSRFMAHVLQSYTDSSAAVKEMFRPNFAIRTEAQFGLGALRSSDENDDIALNYGLGWGLLQTPYGFGAFKEGHDAGFQHYSILFPESQMGVLILTNSDNGESIFKALLEHSIADRYTPWKWQNYIPYDQPSNQ, encoded by the coding sequence ATGTCAACCTGTACGAGATTCAATTGTTTTCAAAGTTTCACTGCTTTTTTCCTGTTTCTTTCTCTAATCTCTTGCCAAAAGAAAAGTGGAATAGAGGGGAAGTCTGCTGTTGCGGTAGATCAGGTATCTGTCATTAATAGACTGGATGGGTCCCAGATTGATTCTGCAGAGCTGAGTCAGAGGATTGCCTTTCTAATGGGGGAGGCGGAGGTTACCGGATTGGCCATAGCTGTTTTCAATGAGGGCAAGGTTGCATACCAACGGGCTTTTGGCTATGCCAATTTTGAAGAAAAAGAACGTCTAAGGGTGGATCATGGATTTTATGCTGCTTCCTTTAGCAAGGCGGTGTTTGGATATGTGGTAGCGAGACTCGTAGACGAGGGTCAGCTTGATTTGGATCAACCTCTGCAGGATTATTTGGATTACCCGCTATATGAAATCAAAACCGACAGGGAATGGCGAGGGTTTCAGGATTTGAAAGGGGATGATCGATACCAAAGGATTACCCTGAGAATGTGCCTGTCTCATCGCACGGGATTCCAAAACTGGCGATGGATACCTAGTCCCATGGATCCGGAAAACTATGGCGAAAAAGGGCAGCTCAAGATTTATTTCGAGCCGGGAACGAGCTATTTCTATTCGGGCGAAGGATTGTATCTGGCTCAGCGGGTCATTGAGGAGGTGACGGGACAAGGACTGGAAGAATTGGCTCAAAGCTATGTTTTCCAGCCTTTGAATATGAATTATACGAGCTACCTCTGGCATGAACGATTCGATGATCGGTTCTGTCTGGGGCATACAGCCGATCAAAAGACTGTAGATAAGGACTTTCCTGATCAGGTGATTTCAGCAGGCTCTATGGAAACTACATTGATCGACTATTCACGTTTCATGGCGCATGTGCTGCAGTCCTATACGGATAGTTCTGCGGCAGTGAAGGAGATGTTTCGGCCCAATTTTGCGATTCGTACTGAGGCGCAGTTTGGTCTTGGTGCTTTGAGATCATCTGATGAAAATGACGACATTGCGCTGAACTATGGGTTGGGCTGGGGCTTACTTCAGACTCCATACGGTTTTGGGGCCTTCAAAGAAGGGCATGACGCAGGATTTCAGCATTATAGTATTCTATTTCCCGAAAGTCAGATGGGCGTGCTGATACTCACCAATAGCGACAATGGGGAGAGCATTTTCAAAGCCCTATTAGAACATAGCATCGCTGATCGATATACTCCCTGGAAATGGCAGAATTACATACCCTATGATCAGCCCTCCAATCAGTAG
- a CDS encoding serine/threonine dehydratase: MPNIQEIENASQRIKNHINDTPIVSSHLLNDWLGHEIHFKLECFQKVGAFKARGACNSISWLIEKGEKPDHIVANSSGNHAQSVAWAASRFGIPTTIFMPRYSSPIKIQATQSYGAKVVLSDTRDESDELVKAAATEKGTYWLPPFNHEQVIAGQGTVAFDIFQSMKGINAIFAPCGGGGLMSGTYIATKALSPETLVFGAEPLNANDAAESLRKNSIQRLKAIPDTLADGAMTMAVGDITFEYLKQLDGLFEVEESDLIYWTQWLNHLLKVQVEPTSAMSMGAVIQWLKSQQQKQKVMVILTGGNVDPSMMNKIWEKSQLDQIPGIE; the protein is encoded by the coding sequence ATGCCGAACATACAGGAGATAGAAAACGCCAGCCAAAGAATCAAAAACCACATCAACGACACGCCTATTGTCTCATCTCATCTGCTCAACGATTGGTTGGGACACGAGATTCATTTCAAACTGGAGTGTTTCCAAAAGGTAGGCGCCTTCAAAGCCAGAGGGGCTTGCAATTCGATTTCATGGTTGATCGAAAAGGGAGAAAAACCCGATCACATCGTGGCTAACAGCTCTGGCAACCATGCCCAATCCGTGGCATGGGCTGCCAGCCGTTTTGGTATTCCCACTACTATCTTTATGCCTCGCTACTCCTCTCCTATCAAAATACAGGCAACTCAATCCTATGGCGCCAAAGTGGTACTAAGCGACACCAGAGACGAAAGCGACGAATTGGTAAAAGCTGCTGCTACAGAAAAAGGAACCTATTGGCTCCCTCCCTTTAACCATGAGCAGGTCATAGCAGGTCAGGGAACTGTGGCTTTTGATATTTTCCAATCCATGAAAGGAATTAATGCCATATTCGCACCTTGCGGCGGGGGTGGTCTGATGTCCGGAACTTATATAGCTACCAAAGCCCTCTCCCCAGAGACTTTGGTTTTCGGAGCGGAACCACTCAATGCCAATGACGCGGCAGAATCTTTGAGAAAAAACAGCATCCAAAGGCTAAAAGCCATTCCGGATACCCTGGCAGATGGCGCCATGACGATGGCTGTAGGAGACATCACTTTCGAGTACTTGAAACAACTAGATGGGCTATTTGAGGTAGAAGAATCCGACCTCATCTATTGGACCCAATGGCTCAATCACCTGCTGAAAGTACAGGTAGAACCCACCAGCGCCATGTCCATGGGTGCAGTGATCCAATGGTTGAAAAGCCAACAGCAAAAACAAAAAGTGATGGTGATCCTCACAGGCGGCAATGTAGATCCCTCCATGATGAATAAAATTTGGGAAAAGAGCCAACTGGATCAGATCCCTGGTATTGAATAA
- a CDS encoding serine hydrolase domain-containing protein codes for MKATTLKRIIQMLLFSGTILSMFFVPWTIIWAWIQPLPDSVQQQTTEAIDYGFDGIIVYVDQAGKEPEFYAAGWHDRDKKIPADPKALFKIASISKLYDAVAITRLVYEGRLSLEGTLASYFPELVGRIENTDRITLRMLVQHRSGIPNFTDDPSFWIDPPQGSQETLALALDLPAQFEPGEAYAYSNTNYLLLTLLIEKTTGMSKHEFITESILTPLGLHNTYGSIHEIEMDRLMSGYYVGVDEDIKSVDYGSMVASAEDVGVFLRALNDGSLLSEEEQKIYSSIYVYEHTGLIAGYQSIAKYHRDIDTVVIQFVNTAHFEGYTWSLAEIAYNRVVRILKKRKG; via the coding sequence ATGAAAGCAACAACCCTCAAACGTATCATCCAAATGCTGCTCTTTTCGGGAACCATTCTCTCCATGTTTTTTGTCCCATGGACCATCATTTGGGCCTGGATACAACCTCTACCAGATAGTGTCCAACAACAAACCACTGAAGCCATCGACTATGGCTTTGATGGCATCATAGTCTATGTGGATCAGGCAGGAAAGGAGCCCGAATTTTACGCAGCGGGCTGGCACGACAGAGACAAAAAGATCCCCGCCGACCCCAAGGCACTATTCAAAATCGCAAGCATCAGCAAACTGTATGACGCGGTGGCCATCACACGATTGGTATATGAGGGAAGGCTATCACTAGAGGGTACCCTGGCTTCTTACTTTCCTGAGCTGGTCGGTAGAATAGAAAATACCGATAGGATCACCCTGCGTATGCTGGTTCAGCATCGCAGCGGCATACCCAACTTTACTGACGATCCCAGCTTCTGGATCGATCCTCCTCAGGGCAGTCAGGAAACCCTGGCTCTGGCCCTTGATTTGCCTGCGCAATTCGAGCCCGGAGAAGCCTATGCCTACTCTAACACCAACTATCTATTGCTGACATTGCTCATCGAAAAAACCACAGGCATGAGCAAACACGAATTCATTACCGAAAGCATATTGACACCTCTGGGATTGCACAACACCTATGGTTCGATCCATGAGATCGAAATGGATCGCCTGATGAGCGGCTACTATGTGGGGGTCGACGAAGACATCAAATCAGTCGACTATGGCTCGATGGTGGCCAGTGCTGAAGATGTTGGCGTTTTCCTCCGTGCATTGAACGACGGCAGCCTGTTAAGTGAGGAAGAGCAAAAAATCTACTCCTCGATCTATGTCTATGAACATACGGGGTTGATCGCAGGGTATCAGAGCATTGCCAAATACCATCGCGACATTGACACGGTTGTCATCCAATTTGTCAACACGGCTCATTTCGAAGGGTATACCTGGAGTCTAGCTGAGATTGCCTACAATCGAGTGGTGAGAATACTCAAAAAGCGAAAAGGCTAG
- a CDS encoding sugar kinase — MIATLGEILLRLTPPDNGMIQQMGSYDANFGGSEANVAISLANYKIPTRFISALPDNELGKAAIFELSKYKVDTRHVNIKGNKMGIYFVEKGSSIRGSKVIYDREHSAFARMTLEDIDWDHVFDGINWFHWSGIAPAVSQNCADVTLQAVQRAAAADIPISADLNYRASLWTYGKPSSEVMPELLDHTTLMLGDPKSLEIMTGIKNPFSGDIKEQLDDLPAYYDTVFARFPKLKYIATSLRTIVNDTHHRWMGVIYDGQKLYCSTEYDLYPLVDRVGGGDAFMAGLIYGCVQYDDPQKTIDFATAASGIKHTISGDFNLVSVQDVNDLLARGGAGNISR, encoded by the coding sequence ATGATTGCAACACTTGGAGAAATACTATTGAGACTGACCCCACCGGACAACGGCATGATCCAGCAGATGGGGAGCTATGATGCGAATTTTGGGGGATCTGAAGCCAATGTGGCCATCTCCCTGGCCAACTACAAGATACCGACTCGTTTTATCTCGGCTCTGCCGGACAATGAACTCGGCAAAGCGGCCATTTTCGAACTGTCCAAATACAAGGTAGATACCCGCCACGTCAATATCAAAGGCAACAAAATGGGGATATACTTTGTAGAGAAGGGCTCGTCGATCCGAGGCAGCAAGGTGATCTACGATCGGGAGCATTCTGCTTTTGCCCGAATGACCCTGGAGGATATCGATTGGGATCATGTCTTTGATGGCATCAATTGGTTTCACTGGTCGGGGATCGCGCCGGCCGTTTCGCAAAACTGTGCGGATGTGACGCTACAGGCAGTGCAAAGAGCCGCAGCTGCCGATATTCCAATCTCTGCCGATTTGAACTACCGCGCTTCTCTCTGGACCTATGGTAAACCATCCAGCGAGGTGATGCCCGAGCTGCTCGATCATACCACCCTGATGCTGGGAGATCCCAAATCGCTGGAGATCATGACCGGAATCAAAAATCCTTTTAGCGGAGATATCAAAGAGCAGCTGGATGATCTGCCGGCCTATTACGATACGGTGTTTGCCCGCTTTCCGAAGCTCAAGTACATCGCTACTTCCCTGCGCACCATCGTCAACGATACGCATCACAGGTGGATGGGCGTGATCTATGACGGACAAAAACTGTACTGCTCTACCGAATACGATTTGTATCCTTTGGTGGATCGAGTAGGCGGAGGAGATGCCTTCATGGCAGGTCTGATCTATGGCTGTGTGCAATACGACGACCCACAGAAAACCATCGATTTTGCCACAGCAGCCTCAGGCATCAAACATACAATCTCAGGAGATTTCAATCTGGTATCTGTTCAGGATGTCAATGATCTGCTAGCCAGAGGTGGGGCAGGGAATATTAGTAGGTAG